One part of the bacterium genome encodes these proteins:
- the dmpI gene encoding 4-oxalocrotonate tautomerase DmpI, with protein sequence MPTITVEGPPIPVEKKRDLAEGLTKAAAAAYEDIPTEAIIVLIRENEAENVGVGGELLCDRRAKGAGQKGAGQSGAGQSGAGQKGAGEKSG encoded by the coding sequence ATGCCGACGATAACTGTTGAGGGGCCGCCCATACCGGTCGAAAAGAAACGCGACCTCGCGGAAGGGCTTACCAAAGCGGCCGCGGCCGCGTACGAGGATATACCGACGGAAGCTATTATCGTTTTAATCCGGGAGAACGAGGCCGAGAACGTGGGCGTGGGAGGCGAGTTGCTTTGCGACCGTCGGGCCAAGGGCGCGGGCCAGAAGGGCGCCGGTCAAAGCGGCGCAGGCCAGAGCGGCGCGGGTCAGAAGGGCGCAGGCGAGAAAAGTGGCTAG
- a CDS encoding PrsW family intramembrane metalloprotease, whose protein sequence is MEYLAATLAVTLTTVASLILIWFLDRFEKDPVWLLGLVFLWGAVPAVIISLVVELIFRLPLPYLLDAWAADVFMSSVVAPIVEESAKAIALLLVFVALRHHLDDILDGIIYGALVGVGFAWIEDIFRLFGAASEGGVEAMGFVFILRVFVFGLNHAFFTALTGLGFGIAKVVRSCWLGGLAVLFFFSAAVGAHFLHNALVSVGGDAGVLVSFLVHWGALFALLLVVIVVWFTEWHWIKKELRAEVVSGAIGERDYRQVSKWFGRLGWELRFLVAFDLGGFLHVRRMYNRLVKLAFLKRSYARRPKESTERRIAELRERIARDRR, encoded by the coding sequence GTGGAGTACTTGGCGGCGACGCTGGCGGTAACGCTGACGACCGTAGCGAGCTTGATACTGATATGGTTCCTGGACCGGTTCGAGAAGGACCCGGTGTGGCTTTTAGGGCTGGTCTTTTTGTGGGGCGCCGTGCCGGCGGTGATAATCTCGTTGGTGGTCGAGCTCATCTTCCGCCTGCCGCTCCCGTATCTGTTGGACGCCTGGGCCGCTGACGTCTTCATGAGTTCCGTCGTGGCGCCGATAGTGGAGGAGTCCGCGAAGGCTATCGCGCTGCTCCTCGTCTTCGTCGCGCTGCGCCACCACCTCGACGACATCCTGGACGGCATCATCTACGGCGCGCTGGTGGGCGTGGGCTTCGCCTGGATCGAGGATATATTTCGCCTCTTCGGCGCCGCGTCGGAGGGGGGCGTCGAGGCCATGGGGTTCGTCTTCATCCTGCGGGTCTTCGTCTTCGGCCTCAACCACGCCTTCTTCACCGCCCTCACCGGCCTGGGCTTCGGCATCGCCAAGGTGGTCCGAAGTTGCTGGCTGGGCGGCCTGGCGGTGCTCTTCTTCTTCAGCGCCGCGGTGGGGGCGCATTTTCTGCACAACGCGCTGGTGAGCGTGGGCGGCGACGCCGGCGTCCTGGTGTCGTTCCTGGTGCACTGGGGGGCCTTGTTCGCCTTGCTGCTGGTCGTAATAGTCGTGTGGTTCACGGAGTGGCACTGGATAAAAAAAGAGTTGCGCGCGGAGGTCGTTTCGGGGGCCATCGGCGAGCGCGACTATCGCCAGGTCTCGAAGTGGTTCGGCCGGCTGGGGTGGGAGCTCCGGTTCCTGGTCGCCTTCGACCTGGGCGGATTCCTGCACGTCCGGCGGATGTACAACCGCCTCGTCAAGCTGGCCTTCCTGAAACGCAGTTACGCCCGCCGGCCCAAAGAGAGCACCGAGCGCCGCATCGCCGAGCTGCGGGAGCGCATCGCCCGCGACCGGCGTTAG